AGGCACACAACTAAACAagaataaactaaataaaaaagcaatgaacatatttcaatataagaaatatttgctCGTTCGTTCTCGAACTACAGATTCAAAGTAACCAATCGAACAAGAATGAACTATGGAACAATATTGAACTGGAGACTAAAGAATCGATAAACGTGAACTTAATCAGTTGGTTCACTTTAAGTAAACGGATAATTTTTGTTCCTTCGATCCAACATTTGAGTAATATCAATCGGATATTTTTTAGATATATCATTTTGTTGGTAAACTGTGTTCGTTCATTCACGAATGAAagataaaatgtaaaaaaaccAAACCCGAAcgaaatatgaaacaaaattattcttttacGAACGcttcaataatattataaagaaaatctGAGCTTCACTTACTTATAGACATTTCGGTTAAAGTTGTTATACGAGGCGTAAGTGATCAGGGTGCCAAAGCAAATGGCCAGCGAGAAGAAGACCTGCGTGACAGCTGCATACCAAACTAAAGGATTGAGCAGCTCTCGCCACTGTGGCTTAAAGAAGTACACAATTCCATCCCAGGCACCAGGCAGCGTCACAGCACGCAGCAGCAGGATGAGGAGCACCACATAGGGAAAGACGCCAAGAAAATAAGCAGCCTTGCCACTGCTCTTGATGCCACGTATGAGGACGCCACCAATGATCAGCCAGGCAACCGCAAGACAGGCAACCAGCTGCCAATTGGGCATGCCCAAGCCATTGTCAATGTTGGGCAACTCGTGCAGTATTTCACGTCTGCAGAAGGCAACAAATATTCAAGCTCACACATAATTGAGAAAGCACTGAGACACTCTGAGACTTACTCGAAGTAGAGCTGAGCAGGCGACATTTTGCCAGTGGCATTGAGGGTAGAGTTGGTGCCATCGTAACAAACGTTGCCCCAACTCTCCTGACAGCTGCTCCAGGGCAGCTGCGAGCTGAACGAGGCCAACAGAAAGCGCAGCGTCAAAGCCATTATGCATGAATAGTATGTGATGGAGGCGCCGGTGGCCAACACTTGACCCGCTGCCACGCCCTTGAGTATGGGCGCCAGATCAAAGGCACGCAGCACGCCGCTGCCACGAAACTGTCCCAGCGAAATCTCCAAATAGTAAACGGGTCGTCCAATTACGAGCAAGGCAATCAAATAGGGTATGACAAAGGTGCCGCCACCATTTTGAAAAGCAATGTAGGGAAATCGCCAGATATTTCCCAAGCCCACCGACAACGAGATGCACGAGAAGAGAAACTCCAGCCCATTGCCCCACTCTTCCTTGGGCTTCTCCTTCGTTGTGATTTGTATCTTAGTCTGCGACATCTTAGGCACTGCACACTTTGAGATTCAACAGTCGACTGATGTCACCGAAAGGCACAGAATAGCGCACATCGACTAACCGCAGAGATTTGAGATTCGAGAGATGTGTTTCTGTGGCAGATTGTCGCattgtgaaattgtttttCCGGCTTATCTGGTTCAGTCTGGTTCAGTTGAATTTATATCTTTATCTAGACGTACGTCTATTTGTAGAATTTCACTTAATTGGCACTAATAAAAGGTGCTAagtgcatttgcatttgaactTGATACAACAGACCCTCCAGAAGGCCACTTGTCGTTCAGCATTTTGgattacatatgtacattgtGGCAGCATGTGCAAATTagttatgtttttatttattagtgaCTGACTGCTTATTGTATGTTTAAACTGCTGAATGAAGCGTCAAATTGATgacaataacacacacacaaagggcTGAAACACgtcaaatggaaaattgtttaaagttCTTATTAGAGCAGTGAGAAAACTATTGTGTGATTGACAAAAAGTATtacgcaaaaataataaaagtgttATTTCTCATTTACATTCCACACTTGCGTGGCAATTatctaattgaaattgcaatgcTTAAACTGCGCAGTGCTTAATAGAAATAGTACAGAAACTTTTGAGCAAAACTTgggcaaattaaatgtaatgtaTAATGaactttattgaatttgtgttAGTTTACCAATTAAAATGGCGGCATTTACCCAATTAATCACAGTTGATTGGCTGTGAGAAAATGCTTAAAAACGTTGTTAATTAATGGCGTCAACTCAATATTCGATCATAATTTATTAtcttcaataataatatgattgCAGTCGTTTATTTACATTAGTAAAATCACAATGTTGAAGCTTTTCTAAAGaaataacttaaaataataatgttcaTATGAGAATATAAACAGCTTCAATGCATGTTCATTCCTTTCAAAgagtaatttattaaattatataataatttgatagcaatcatttagttttattagTAACATCACAATGtgaacaaatattttagcTTAAAGCAtgccaacatttttaaaataaataaactcttaaCGTGAActtaaaaaactgaaaaaaaaaaatacaaaatgccatgcaaatatttacgtttttcatataaagaaaataaacagttgcaactgcattttaaatttcatttaagctATGAGAGTAAGTAATATGATagcaataatttatgtaacatATGTTAGTAAACTTTCCAAATAGAgggcaaaacacaaaaaactgaGAAAATATTTACGTTTGTCATTCAGAAAATTTAACCACCAATGAAATGaagttaatttaatgcaatttagtTTATGTATTTAGGAACACTATTCAACCAGAGAATAGAATGAACTCTGTCATTAAGCGCATAAAGTGATTCGTAGAAAGTAATAAAAGTAGCTGACAGGCAACACCGACAATCAGGCTGGTCGTAAAAACTATCAACTCTCGCATAGCTGCCACAGTTGTAAGTGtatcataatttatgcatttgcaaatgcaattcaacTTGCAGCTGAACTTTGGCTTGAACTCGCTTTTGCATGCTGTTattgctctgctgctgctggggaGCTTAAAGTATCTGGCTGCACTGGCAATCAAGTATTTCATTATGAAACTTGTCACATAcgaaatattacgtatacgttgaCGACGAGTATCatgtagcagcagcagcagcagcggcaaaggAATTGATAATACGTTTCGTACGACAAGGGAAGGAACCTATGCAAAGTTTTTAAGTATCTAGGACAGAGCCGAGTAGAGAGTAGAGTAGAGCAAAAGTTGACAACTCTCTCTTTTTGGTCCGACTGACAGCCACAcgaaagtttttaataattttcaagaGTTTTCTAATTAACATCCCCAGCGAAAGGAAGACGGCTGTCAGGATGGCAACCGCCGCTTTGcttggctgcagctgcaacagcagccattTTCCAGTTGCAACCAAGTTGAAGACAAGACTGAGAAAAGCACAAGAGAAAGCGAAAGAAAGTGGGCGGCGGATTGTGGAAATGGGGATACGGAAAGATGGAATCAAAGTGCTGGATATGCTGAGCGTTCATTATGGTGACAGTTTTAAATGGGTTTTTAACAACTTTTGCCAGATTTATGAGAATTAAATGGCTTTGATAACGCTGATTGTAGACGTTCACTGGAAATTGCGGGTAATTTATGCCGCCGTCTCGCTCTCTTGCACACATGTtttcctctcgctctctctcgttctctctctcacatttTTAAGCGATTATTAACGCACATAAATTGCCATTAGCTGTAGCTGAAAACTAAGTTTTTCGGGCGGAGTTCATTAAAGTGCAGTGCGTTATATAGGGTTGCAGTTGTAAAAGGGTGAGGAAGGGAAGCGAACTGGCTTTTAATTGCTGCTGCAAGCGTTGCAACTTTACCGTGCCACAACACGCAGATTCCAACAGCCAAACAATGTGCACAAAATGAGGCAAATAAATTtcgcaaaaacttttgccaagGAAAGAGGAGCGAGACGCTAATGGGGCGCATCTGGAGCACGTACACTTCTACATATGTAAGTgttacacgcacacatacacacacacatacacgcatatagatatatacatatatagcatGTATACAACAATCGATAACAGCCACAGTTACACAGGCAGCAACTTTCAATGCAACAACGTTTCGCAGGcccattaacaacaacaacaagtgaaaaagttgagtgtgctcgactgcgatATACTTGGTacctattttcaataagaCCAAAACTTTGTGAAATTAGTCTTAAAATATAGTGTAATGtataatgtaaattaatatactgaaaatgtacaaaatatgttaacaaaatataccagagcgtcagattatttcttaaataactgtAAGTAGTCAAAGACGTCTTTCTTTGTGTTGTGGCATTATTCTAAgaaacataccaaattaatatactaaaaaatagtACAAtaaaattcggtatattttttaaatatatttggtatattattattattgtcaaaatatgatatattttataaaatatatatatatatatatatatatatattttataaaatatatcatattatacCCTACTACTCTACTTGTAGCGGGTATAGAAACAgctttggcaacaacaaagtggCAACTAAAATTGGCAGAAGTTGTCTCTGCTCGACGGACAGATGACCCgtagaatttaataaataaatatttaattgcatgcATTCAATTTGGTTGTGTAGATGAAATAGAATTGTCCAATGAATTGTGCTTATGGGAATTTTCGAGCTAAATTGGGTATTAAAGCTTATACTGATtttatatacgagtatgtattatatatggaTCGATTCAttgtttttacaatattttttgggTTATTTATGACATTGCGCATTTCTCATTATGAAATTGTAACTAATTGAGCTGTTCCTCGTAGACCACTGATTTGTGATGACAGCCacaatatttatgtgtatttattaaacatatttacatGAGCAGCTCAATGTAAGCGCTTCTATTAGCAGCACATTGAATCAAAGTAGCTGCCAGACTGCATAAATTCAGATAAATATCAGTGGATCAATCTGACATTGCAGTTGCTAATTGccataattgaattttcgaaatcaaatataatGGAATTTGTTAGCTCAAcgttgtttaatttatttgtgtgttcCACCATCAACAATTTTCGATATAATTTATAGAGAATGACATATTGTAAATTCacctaaaatatataatatgtaagtGCTTCCAAATTTatctattataaatttaagtactgaattttgtatttatttattacataaaatatataacttttaattatattaaattattaagtaTTACTTAGTATTAAAAAATGGTGTAGCtgcaaaagtaaaaattacaacagtttaaaaataatactaaaaaagcAGCTGACTTAAACATCAcaatttttagtaaattaagAAGTGCATAACAAAAAATTCGATCTTTAAATACAACATGCATTAGTAgattgaataacaaaaaagataaaagcaaaaatttgtgtttttattaatattgcaaattgaaacaaaGACTTGCATATTTggtttgtacattttttatgcacttctctataaaattttattgttaaatatagataaatgatatacattatattacatatatatcatgagtattttatgtaatttctGCAAGTAATTGTCACAacagttatttttatacatttttaataagttagaaatatgaaaatctggcatacattttattattattaggctattattttttttcgcaaTTATTTTGCACTATTCCTTAATTGGCTTATTACGCATAATGTTGTATTTACAACTTGAGCTAATAATCCACAAATGCTTGGGCCACCCTCTTTGGAATGTGCAGCAATTACTGGGTATAATGAGCATTGCAATTAGTTTCTGTGTGTTtcgaatgttgttgttgtaacttGTAACAAGTTTACctttaaaattgatttcaacGGACTTTGGAAcaacttccgtttccgcttgAGCTGCCTCGTGTACTTATTAGTCAGCATTGTATAAGTTCCTCAATATTGTATGTGAacgtataagtgtgtgtgtggcaacttTTGCCATGAGGCTTGATGGTTTGGGTGACAGGGTGACTCGATGGCTGAGTGGGTCAGTTGtggtttttttgtgtgcgcaAAATTGTGTCGAATTTCTACGTTAGCTGACAGCTTTTAACTACCTCATTTACCCCTGACATTTGATGTCAATAATCTCTCTTATGAgttctttccctttccctcttCCGCTCTCACTCTCATTGAATGCAGTATAGCAATTTCATTGAGcgcacatttaatttgaaattaatttttaatcaacttcaattgaattaaactgTCAGCCAGCTGAAATATAAATGgaattgtgtgcgtgtgtgtgtgtttttttggatGGTTTCCAAGCCATTTTCCTGTGGTTTATGTATTGTataatctaaataaattaGCTGTTATGAAATATTACCTATTAAATGCGAATTATGAATTATGGATTTTGAGTTTTATGCGCCAAAACTATCCATAGAGAATCGcacaaaacagagagagaatgaaTCAAATTCACTGGAGAGTTGTTTGCCAAAATATTCAGGACAATCACGGTTTGCTGTTGCACTCCGCGCTTGTTGTGGCGCGTGCCTCAATTATGGGGCGTaaacttgcaacagcagcggcaacagcagcagcatcacctgccacaaactcacacacagcAAAGTTCGAAGCTGGCGCCAAATGTCAAGGGAAAGCAAACGCAAGCTCGAAGTCTTTAACCCAATTTGGCATTGCTCTTACACTTTTTCTTACCTTGCTCTTAGTTCCGTTTTTTTCTCGATCCGTTTTCCACGtctatgttttttttggtcCTGTTGTTGCCACACCATTGTTGCCATTTTCGATTGCAgtttgccgttgctgttggctTGTTTGCCGCACGTAATTGTTGCCACACACTTTTGTTGCGCTGGGCAgcaaaaagttattaaaatgaaaaagcaaaggcaaagcgcAAAACCAAATCGATTATGCCACCTAGGCTTAGCCCTTAGTCTTGGCTCCAGTCTTGGCCTTATATATTCTTATCCTTAGCCTGGCCCTTTGCCCGggctcgttctcgttctcgttctcggtCTTGGTCTCGGGCCCAGGACCGATTTTCTAGCCGGCAGCTGCGTCCCGAACAATGCGAAAAACTTTTTGCGCTGAAACTTTATCCGGCCACAATGAGAAAAAACGAagtaaactttaaattgaCATCGAATAGCAAAACCAAAGCTGTTACGCATGCCACCATCAGtggcagtaacaacaacaacaacaacagcaacaacaacagcaacaacaacgtgcaacaaggacaacaacaataagaagaagGACAGCAAAGCCGCATTCGCATTCAGCACgacaaattgaaaagttttgtgtGCCAAGTTTTTTAGCCTCGCTTTAGAATaacccacacacaaaaacgacaaaaaaaaaaggagcaCAAGAAGTGGAAAAATAATGATAAGCTGCCGCCTTAGCTTAGCTATTTGCTTACCCtgtaaaagcaacaaaatgcagACGGAGTTGCATGAAAATCTTTGCAAGGCAGGCAAATGTTAACAGACAgagcatctccgaccctatatagtttatatattcttttgtaTGCATAGGAACTCGTACTTAGTAGGGGTCTTAACTCTTTGGTTGATTATGTggtgtattttggtatatttatttagaataaagtaatatacaaatattccaaatttaagatatatttcgcacttttgcggtatattaatatactctatggtatattttgaatgtagtactatatcaatataccaaatatttactttactatatttttaatatttttgtggtatattatttggtatattttaaaatgaatacagaACTGTTTATTCTGTTGcgctttcaataaaaatgggtggagggtatctcacaatcaAGCATACTCAACTATAaccttcttacttgttctctTTTTAAAGGGTAGCTGCAattttttcacatttcgcTGTTGCCAATTTCTTCgattaaaagcaaagcagccgcagcaaatTACGCTGCGTACCACGCGGCGCATGAGTAACGAAATTATTTCGCTTAGCTGCGGTGGCTgcatgtggcagcagcagcagcagcaacagtggcaGTAGCGACAGCCACTCACgcttgtggcagccacagttTGTGTTGTTAATGTGAGTTTAACAAGTGAATTGTTAGCTGACATTTAAATTTCcaacacaatttgcatttttcgaATAAAAAACTCTGTCTAGCtaggtgtgtgtgtagctgTGTGACGGTTagcaggtgtgtgtgtggctggcgcaatttatgcaaataataagCATTTGCTGTCTCCATTACTTGCTTGCCACGTCTAATTTTTGTCCAAGTTTTGCCAAAGAACTCCGAGAACCCAGATCCTTGTGCCTCTTCGTGTTTGTGTTGCAGCACAGGGCAAACAGTTGCCTGTTGACAGTTGGCAGtttgcagttggcagttggcaggtagcatgtggcatgcggcatgtggcatatGGCATGTGCGGCAggcaatttcaattgccattTCAAGCTTAAAGTTCTTAGTTTAATGCCACGTGACACTTTGTATGCactattaaatatgaaaactaatttgcccaaaaacgaaatttttattgttgactCTAAACTGAAATTGCGGCACTTGCAGCACGTTGCACAACCAACGTTGTCTCGAGTGGCAGTTAGCTAGTTGCCTTATCGCAgagaatgaaagcaaaaaagcgAATGCCAAAAGGCCAATTTGCATGCGAAGCGagaaaagcagcagctgaagaagttgcaacaactgcaacatcaaCTGTGCTGTGCGGCAAGTCAACATTGCTGCGGCCAAGCTCTGATTTGCTCAGCCAAAGAAATTTCGCATTCATTGAAACTGTCAGTCGTACTTTCGCGAGCCACGAACTGTCGAGTCTCCGACTCCGattctaacacacacacacacacactcaaacacacacgtaCGCATTGTGCAACATTTGTGGCAATTTGCTTTTAACTGGCACAATGACAGCGCACATTGTTGAAGCCGCCTCCGTCTGGGCTTTCGCCAACGCCGTCTTTAAGTCAACCGCCCTCTGACCACAATCTCTCAGTTTTGAATCACAAGTGACACAAGGATAACGAGGCAGGACAATGAAAGAATTGACAAGCTGCTTGCCACCATTTTGTTGCCTCATCAAGCAACCAaaccaaagcagcagcagaaaacaTGATGCAATTTGATAGTTGTGGTTGACTTTAGATCAACtccatttaatttgattgaaataGCAACTGCTGCAAAGTTGGATATTTCAAACAGTGTTATCGAGTTTATAAAGGAAAAAGAATATTATGCATACTTACTGGTTTATGCGTTGCATATAACATattgattataataaataaatgtagctGAATTATATTAGCAGGTAAAACTGAGatatttcacaaaatatatacaagaCACATGCAGTTATAACTAGCaatcaaaattcataaaatgttgccatagttgcagttttgcagatttgtaattttaaaattataattgacATCATTTCAGCTTCAAGTTTGTTATTTTAAGCAACTTTTATCATTATTTAAGAGGCAAAAAGTTGTTTCTAATTTAGTGACTTTTACTTTGCTTCATAAAACTCAATTGTTGTTTGATTAACGCAAATTGCTTgttgaaattgcttttgcgcatgtggcgtatgcgtaatatgatGCAATTTGAGAGTTATGCTTGACTTTGGATCAAACTACATttattgcagttgctgctaTTAATTCAAACTCTGTttcataaattcttaaatttaattgttgttccATGAAcattatttgtgttgtttgttttcccGGATTTTGGAATTTCTATCACACATTTGAAGAGATTTACAGTTCTCGACATTTTATAGATGCAACAGCGCAAATTGTGTGCTAAAGCTGTTTTTTTTGCGcatgtggcgtatgcgtaatattgtGAAATTCAATAGTTGTGATCCACTTTTTTGcagttgttatttattaaactagATTCAGCTTAGTTATTTGAGAAGCATGcagttactgttgttgcttaaTCAAACTAATTTTGCGCTGAAGCTTTATTTCATAAATCAGCAAATTcatgttttctattttatttgcctGCTTTTctatcatatatatttaaacggATTTACAGTTTTCGGCATTTTATAGATTCAACAGCGCAAATTGCCTGTTGAAgctgtatatttttttggcgcatgtggcgtatgcgtaatatcgTAGCAAATTCGTTTTGGGGGAAATGAGAAAAGTTGAGCACACACGTCTCTCGGCTTCAGCTTTCCCTTCTTCGCACCCCtctttcgtttgtttgttgcgtTCCGTTTGTATCGGTTTTGCtgtgcgactgcgactgttgTGTCTGACAGGCGTTAACTGACACTTGGGCGCcacgttattgttgtttagcATACTAAGGCCTTAAATGGCATTTATTTGCAgctgagctcagctcagtCGCTCAGTCTCAGTCTTTGGCCTTCCTCCGACAAGTGGTGGCAAGTGGTAAGTGGCAGAGTGACGCGACGCGTCGTTCAACTTTGATattgtcaaacaaaaaaaagaaagagaaaataaaatcgGACACGACAGAGACACCGCCAAGAGTGGCAAATGACGCTTGCcgcagtcaacaacaacaccaacaacaacaacggcaaaatGACGCCATTGAGTTTTGGCTATAAGATGCCAGCCGAGAAGAGAACGAGAGCATGACTCTGCCTtaacccaacaaaaaaataaaaatgaaaagaccAGACAGAAGCTAAGTGGATTTTATCAAACTGCGTGGGCATGtggtgtgtgtggcatgtgccatgtggcatgcggcaagTGTTTGTGAATGCCCGAGTAGAGGAATTGGAATACAACAACGAGTATGACAAATGCCGCAGATTACAAGGCACAATTAGGAATTCGTGCTACGCTCTGCCAGTCCAAATATGAAACTAATAAGTGTTATTAAAGTGGAGAGGGAGATAAAAAGACAAAAGTAGAGAGTGTGAGAGGGAGAATTAGTGAGGCGGGTTTGGTCATCCTTTATAAGCAAACTGCTTGGGTTAAAGTTGAATTAACTTTTCATTTGTGTTCAGTGTCCGTTTGAATGCGttcattttgctgttgcttctccTAGCTAATggctttctctatctctctctgcaGCTTACACTTTAggtgtgcgggtgtgtgtgtggccaatTTGAAGCGTGAAAAGTGCCGCGGGTGCGAAAAGTCTGTTTTcctctttcactctcttgCACTCAGTGTCTGTTGTCGGCATCTGCTTTCGATGTTGTTGCCACCCAAAAACCCCAAACCCCAAAAGCAAATGAAGTTGAGactgctgtttgttttgtctCAAACTTGTCACGAATACAGTCTGTGTaactctatgtgtgtgtgtgtgtttgtgtattgcTGCAGGTGTTGTTAATTtgtaggtgtgtgtgcgtagTTGGCGTTgcacgacgacaacgacgacgtcgacgacgccacagctacagcaacagcaacagcaaccagaaCTTGATTTCATGCACAAACAACACGTAATTCGTGCTCTCTTTcatctcttctctctttctctctttctccctctctctgtctttcgctgtgtatataattacatttacTGTCTCTGTCGATTTGTGTTGGCAGTGCGTGTTTTGTTTCGAGTgccatttgttttaattaaaaattatttaaagcgTTTTAACAGTAAAGTGCCTCGACACAATTGAGGCAATAAATGAAAGAGAAACATTCAACTAAGTGTGTATACTTCTATACTCTGAGGATAAAAAGacagacacatacatacatatatataaagataaaaaGAGAGTTAGTTGGAATCACTTGAGACTTTTTGCTGAACTGCAACACAGATatgcaatgaaataaaatcaacaattgtaaaaataatttgaagcaATCGCCATGGCGCAATATTGAATTGTAAGctgcataaataaaagcataaaattgGAAATATATTGCTGTTATTTTATGGTagcacaacaaatacaaatatttatattcgtGTTTCTATTTTAACGATTTTTATATGACTCAATTTTCTTATAGTGGAActataaaacaacaaagacaGCGAGGGAAAGTTTGACAACTTTATCGAAACttgaaatatacataaaaaaaacaaaaccttaaaaaatgaaaaatttaccAGAAGTGtctaatgcaaataatttaaaaaaaccaatttaatttatattttttctcagTATatagtagaaaaaaaaaatttaaacttagctcctttaatttaaaatagttatgattctcaataagtatttaatgtacattagtaaaaaaaataaataaatatggctTAGCTtagataaaaacaaatagGAATGCTTCAGTCGAGTGTCCTTGATTGTGTttaaaacagtgcggtattaatcataaaatataccaaataacatACCTAAAAGTACTGAAAATATACAGAaggtttggtatttttataaagGGCTGCATTCAGAGTATACCAtaatgttcaaaatataccagattgtccgtCAAAGTAGCTGAGATCCGATTGCTAGACTGCAGCAATAAGATCAGCAATTTTTATCCAaatcttttttattgaaattctcagaaatcataaatactgcagttattattgtatatacctaAATTCAattctagcttcaaaataacACTTGTTACTCGACTTTGTTCATTTTGCGAGGTCGGAAATGGGcgttgcaaaaaaa
This is a stretch of genomic DNA from Drosophila albomicans strain 15112-1751.03 chromosome 3, ASM965048v2, whole genome shotgun sequence. It encodes these proteins:
- the LOC117572295 gene encoding sodium-dependent nutrient amino acid transporter 1 isoform X1 encodes the protein MSQTKIQITTKEKPKEEWGNGLEFLFSCISLSVGLGNIWRFPYIAFQNGGGTFVIPYLIALLVIGRPVYYLEISLGQFRGSGVLRAFDLAPILKGVAAGQVLATGASITYYSCIMALTLRFLLASFSSQLPWSSCQESWGNVCYDGTNSTLNATGKMSPAQLYFEREILHELPNIDNGLGMPNWQLVACLAVAWLIIGGVLIRGIKSSGKAAYFLGVFPYVVLLILLLRAVTLPGAWDGIVYFFKPQWRELLNPLVWYAAVTQVFFSLAICFGTLITYASYNNFNRNVYNDIVIITTMDSCSSIIAGCITFGILGNLAKQTGITDIASVVKGGAGLAFISYPDAIAKFEYVPQMFAVLFFLMLFVLGIGSTVGMGSCILRVIRDQFGKRAGPSWVLAGGLATLGFCVSIVYMTPGGQFILNLVDFYGVSFTALILAIGELLAVAWLYGVQRFCADIKYMMGIETGWYWRICWAFITPGLMTAVLVYMLFDMSALTYKGVAYPRLAHVFGWCLSAFGLLQLPGWALYAVYQRRKQTANSSLWQRIRAACQPDESWGPANAQVPLE
- the LOC117572295 gene encoding sodium-dependent nutrient amino acid transporter 1 isoform X2; translated protein: MSQTKIQITTKEKPKEEWGNGLEFLFSCISLSVGLGNIWRFPYIAFQNGGGTFVIPYLIALLVIGRPVYYLEISLGQFRGSGVLRAFDLAPILKGVAAGQVLATGASITYYSCIMALTLRFLLASFSSQLPWSSCQESWGNVCYDGTNSTLNATGKMSPAQLYFEREILHELPNIDNGLGMPNWQLVACLAVAWLIIGGVLIRGIKSSGKAAYFLGVFPYVVLLILLLRAVTLPGAWDGIVYFFKPQWRELLNPLVWYAAVTQVFFSLAICFGTLITYASYNNFNRNVYNDIVIITTMDSCSSIIAGCITFGILGNLAKQTGITDIASVVKGGAGLAFISYPDAIAKFEYVPQASAALSAWAPAFCASYATSLGKERDRVGCWPAVWQRWAFV